In Capsicum annuum cultivar UCD-10X-F1 chromosome 7, UCD10Xv1.1, whole genome shotgun sequence, one genomic interval encodes:
- the LOC107877356 gene encoding transcription factor PAR1 produces MDITCNNEETTPILPTLSRKDKRMTQKVSKRQKRRRESGYIVNSNNEKNEVEEEGDDDEKAEVEEKILALQKIVPGGESLGVDMLFEETAGYILQLQCQVKALKVLASFVEGTEKAKMKLGG; encoded by the coding sequence ATGGATATCACTTGTAACAATGAAGAAACAACTCCAATACTACCCACATTATCAAGAAAAGATAAGCGAATGACACAAAAAGTGTCTAAAAGGCaaaaaagaaggagagaaagtGGCTATATTGTTAATAGtaataatgagaaaaatgaagtagaagaagaaggtGATGATGATGAGAAGGCTGAAGTGGAAGAGAAGATATTGGCATTGCAAAAAATAGTACCAGGAGGTGAATCACTTGGAGTTGATATGTTATTTGAAGAAACTGCTGGCTATATTTTGCAATTACAATGTCAAGTTAAAGCACTCAAAGTTCTTGCTAGCTTTGTTGAAGGTACTGAGAAGGCAAAGATGAAACTTGGAGGTTAA
- the LOC107878495 gene encoding mitogen-activated protein kinase 20 isoform X2 encodes MQADQRKKSSAEMDFFSEYGDANRYKIQEVIGKGSYGVVCSAIDTHTGEKVAIKKIHDIFEHISDAARILREIKLLRLLRHPDIVEIKHIMLPPSRRDFKDIYVVFELMESDLHQVIKANDDLTREHYQFFLYQLLRALKYIHTANVYHRDLKPKNILANANCKLKICDFGLARVAFNDTPTTIFWTDYVATRWYRAPELCGSFYSKYTPAIDIWSIGCIFAEVLTGKPLFPGKNVVHQLDLMTDLLGTPSMDTISRVRNDKARRYLTSMRKKQPVSFAQKFPNADPLSLKLLERLLAFDPKDRPTAEEALADPYFKGLAKAEREPSCKSISKMEFEFERRRVTKEDLRELIFREILEYHPQLRKDYMNGVERTNFLYPSAVDQFRKQFAHLEENGGNGVPVVPMDRKHVSLPRSTVVHSNPIPSKEQSVATNMRDRQNGEESCSRNCRDTEGLASSLTRIIQAQPRNPLAKPGKVVGPGLAYDSGNKEKYDPRPQMRNAVGPPPQIMPSAYCYDRSGVGKQERPIETERRGDMNSYAKPMAPCGMAAKLAPDIAINIDNNPFYMMRAGVTKPDRVDDRITIDTNLLQAKSQYGGIGVAAAAATTVATHRKVGTVQYGMSRMY; translated from the exons atgcagGCTGATCAAAGAAAAAAG AGTTCTGCAGAGATGGACTTCTTCTCTGAATATGGTGATGCAAATAGATACAAAATTCAGGAAGTCATAGGGAAAGGCAGCTATGGTGTCGTTTGCTCAGCCATTGACACACATACTGGTGAAAAAGTGgcaattaaaaaaattcatgacATCTTTGAACACATATCTGATGCAGCACGGATCCTCCGCGAGATAAAGCTTCTGAGACTTCTGCGCCATCCCGATATAGTTGAAATCAAACATATTATGTTGCCACCTTCACGGAGGGATTTTAaagatatttatgttgtttttgagCTCATGGAGTCGGATCTACACCAAGTTATCAAGGCTAATGATGACTTGACTCGGGAACATTATCAGTTTTTCCTTTATCAGTTGCTTCGTGCcctaaaatatatacacacag CTAATGTCTACCATAGAGATTTAAAGCCAAAAAATATCTTGGCAAATGCAAATTGTAAGCTCAAGATCTGTGATTTTGGATTGGCCAGAGTTGCATTCAATGATACACCTACCACAATATTTTGGACG GATTATGTAGCTACTAGATGGTATAGAGCTCCAGAGTTATGCGGTTCATTTTACTCCAAG TATACCCCTGCAATTGATATATGGAGCATAGGGTGCATCTTTGCTGAAGTTCTCACCGGGAAGCCGCTTTTTCCTGGAAAAAATGTAGTTCACCAACTGGATTTGATGACCGATCTGCTTGGAACACCTTCAATGGATACAATTTCTCGT GTGCGTAATGACAAGGCTAGGAGATACCTGACTAGCATGAGAAAGAAGCAACCTGTTTCTTTTGCCCAGAAATTTCCAAATGCTGATCCTTTGTCCCTTAAACTTCTTGAAAGGTTACTTGCTTTCGACCCCAAGGACCGACCCACTGCTGAAGAG GCACTAGCTGATCCTTATTTTAAGGGCCTGGCTAAAGCTGAAAGGGAACCATCATGCAAGTCAATTTCAAAGatggaatttgaatttgagaGGCGAAGAGTGACAAAGGAGGACCTCAGGGAATTAATATTCCGGGAGATTCTGGAATACCATCCGCAGCTGAGGAAGGATTACATGAATGGTGTTGAAAGAACTAACTTTCTGTATCCAAG TGCTGTTGATCAATTCAGGAAACAGTTTGCTCACCTGGAAGAGAATGGTGGTAATGGCGTTCCAGTGGTTCCAATGGACAGGAAGCATGTCTCTCTTCCAAG GTCTACAGTTGTACATTCAAATCCAATCCCTTCGAAGGAACAGTCTGTTGCTACCAATATGAGAGACCGGCAAAATGGTGAAGAGTCTTGCAGTAGAAACTGCCGAGATACTGAAGGCCTTGCAAGTAGTCTGACAAGAATCATACAGGCTCAGCCAAGAAATCCCCTAG CCAAACCAGGAAAGGTTGTTGGTCCAGGCTTGGCTTATGATTCCgggaataaagaaaaatatgatccTAGACCTCAAATGAGGAATGCAGTAGGCCCCCCTCCTCAGATTATGCCTTCAGCGTACTGTTACGACAGAAGTGGGGTGGGGAAGCAAGAAAGGCCCATTGAAACAGAGAGGAGGGGGGATATGAATTCTTATGCAAAGCCGATGGCACCGTGTGGCATGGCTGCCAAGTTAGCCCCAGATATTGCTATAAATATCGATAACAACCCATTCTATATGATGCGAGCTGGAGTTACCAAACCAGATCGCGTTGACGACCGTATTACCATCGACACAAACTTATTGCAGGCGAAATCTCAATATGGTGGAATTGGAGTTGCGGCGGCAGCAGCTACTACTGTTGCTACTCATAGGAAAGTAGGAACTGTTCAGTATGGCATGTCCAGGATGTACTAG
- the LOC107878495 gene encoding mitogen-activated protein kinase 20 isoform X3, whose protein sequence is MDFFSEYGDANRYKIQEVIGKGSYGVVCSAIDTHTGEKVAIKKIHDIFEHISDAARILREIKLLRLLRHPDIVEIKHIMLPPSRRDFKDIYVVFELMESDLHQVIKANDDLTREHYQFFLYQLLRALKYIHTANVYHRDLKPKNILANANCKLKICDFGLARVAFNDTPTTIFWTDYVATRWYRAPELCGSFYSKYTPAIDIWSIGCIFAEVLTGKPLFPGKNVVHQLDLMTDLLGTPSMDTISRVRNDKARRYLTSMRKKQPVSFAQKFPNADPLSLKLLERLLAFDPKDRPTAEEALADPYFKGLAKAEREPSCKSISKMEFEFERRRVTKEDLRELIFREILEYHPQLRKDYMNGVERTNFLYPSAVDQFRKQFAHLEENGGNGVPVVPMDRKHVSLPRSTVVHSNPIPSKEQSVATNMRDRQNGEESCSRNCRDTEGLASSLTRIIQAQPRNPLAKPGKVVGPGLAYDSGNKEKYDPRPQMRNAVGPPPQIMPSAYCYDRSGVGKQERPIETERRGDMNSYAKPMAPCGMAAKLAPDIAINIDNNPFYMMRAGVTKPDRVDDRITIDTNLLQAKSQYGGIGVAAAAATTVATHRKVGTVQYGMSRMY, encoded by the exons ATGGACTTCTTCTCTGAATATGGTGATGCAAATAGATACAAAATTCAGGAAGTCATAGGGAAAGGCAGCTATGGTGTCGTTTGCTCAGCCATTGACACACATACTGGTGAAAAAGTGgcaattaaaaaaattcatgacATCTTTGAACACATATCTGATGCAGCACGGATCCTCCGCGAGATAAAGCTTCTGAGACTTCTGCGCCATCCCGATATAGTTGAAATCAAACATATTATGTTGCCACCTTCACGGAGGGATTTTAaagatatttatgttgtttttgagCTCATGGAGTCGGATCTACACCAAGTTATCAAGGCTAATGATGACTTGACTCGGGAACATTATCAGTTTTTCCTTTATCAGTTGCTTCGTGCcctaaaatatatacacacag CTAATGTCTACCATAGAGATTTAAAGCCAAAAAATATCTTGGCAAATGCAAATTGTAAGCTCAAGATCTGTGATTTTGGATTGGCCAGAGTTGCATTCAATGATACACCTACCACAATATTTTGGACG GATTATGTAGCTACTAGATGGTATAGAGCTCCAGAGTTATGCGGTTCATTTTACTCCAAG TATACCCCTGCAATTGATATATGGAGCATAGGGTGCATCTTTGCTGAAGTTCTCACCGGGAAGCCGCTTTTTCCTGGAAAAAATGTAGTTCACCAACTGGATTTGATGACCGATCTGCTTGGAACACCTTCAATGGATACAATTTCTCGT GTGCGTAATGACAAGGCTAGGAGATACCTGACTAGCATGAGAAAGAAGCAACCTGTTTCTTTTGCCCAGAAATTTCCAAATGCTGATCCTTTGTCCCTTAAACTTCTTGAAAGGTTACTTGCTTTCGACCCCAAGGACCGACCCACTGCTGAAGAG GCACTAGCTGATCCTTATTTTAAGGGCCTGGCTAAAGCTGAAAGGGAACCATCATGCAAGTCAATTTCAAAGatggaatttgaatttgagaGGCGAAGAGTGACAAAGGAGGACCTCAGGGAATTAATATTCCGGGAGATTCTGGAATACCATCCGCAGCTGAGGAAGGATTACATGAATGGTGTTGAAAGAACTAACTTTCTGTATCCAAG TGCTGTTGATCAATTCAGGAAACAGTTTGCTCACCTGGAAGAGAATGGTGGTAATGGCGTTCCAGTGGTTCCAATGGACAGGAAGCATGTCTCTCTTCCAAG GTCTACAGTTGTACATTCAAATCCAATCCCTTCGAAGGAACAGTCTGTTGCTACCAATATGAGAGACCGGCAAAATGGTGAAGAGTCTTGCAGTAGAAACTGCCGAGATACTGAAGGCCTTGCAAGTAGTCTGACAAGAATCATACAGGCTCAGCCAAGAAATCCCCTAG CCAAACCAGGAAAGGTTGTTGGTCCAGGCTTGGCTTATGATTCCgggaataaagaaaaatatgatccTAGACCTCAAATGAGGAATGCAGTAGGCCCCCCTCCTCAGATTATGCCTTCAGCGTACTGTTACGACAGAAGTGGGGTGGGGAAGCAAGAAAGGCCCATTGAAACAGAGAGGAGGGGGGATATGAATTCTTATGCAAAGCCGATGGCACCGTGTGGCATGGCTGCCAAGTTAGCCCCAGATATTGCTATAAATATCGATAACAACCCATTCTATATGATGCGAGCTGGAGTTACCAAACCAGATCGCGTTGACGACCGTATTACCATCGACACAAACTTATTGCAGGCGAAATCTCAATATGGTGGAATTGGAGTTGCGGCGGCAGCAGCTACTACTGTTGCTACTCATAGGAAAGTAGGAACTGTTCAGTATGGCATGTCCAGGATGTACTAG
- the LOC107878495 gene encoding mitogen-activated protein kinase 20 isoform X1, with protein MNGVEYLPILSKMNNLSVCSMLLQSSAEMDFFSEYGDANRYKIQEVIGKGSYGVVCSAIDTHTGEKVAIKKIHDIFEHISDAARILREIKLLRLLRHPDIVEIKHIMLPPSRRDFKDIYVVFELMESDLHQVIKANDDLTREHYQFFLYQLLRALKYIHTANVYHRDLKPKNILANANCKLKICDFGLARVAFNDTPTTIFWTDYVATRWYRAPELCGSFYSKYTPAIDIWSIGCIFAEVLTGKPLFPGKNVVHQLDLMTDLLGTPSMDTISRVRNDKARRYLTSMRKKQPVSFAQKFPNADPLSLKLLERLLAFDPKDRPTAEEALADPYFKGLAKAEREPSCKSISKMEFEFERRRVTKEDLRELIFREILEYHPQLRKDYMNGVERTNFLYPSAVDQFRKQFAHLEENGGNGVPVVPMDRKHVSLPRSTVVHSNPIPSKEQSVATNMRDRQNGEESCSRNCRDTEGLASSLTRIIQAQPRNPLAKPGKVVGPGLAYDSGNKEKYDPRPQMRNAVGPPPQIMPSAYCYDRSGVGKQERPIETERRGDMNSYAKPMAPCGMAAKLAPDIAINIDNNPFYMMRAGVTKPDRVDDRITIDTNLLQAKSQYGGIGVAAAAATTVATHRKVGTVQYGMSRMY; from the exons ATGAACGGTGTTGAATACTTGCCTATTTTATCTAAAATGAATAATTTGAGTGTATGTTCGATGCTGCTGCAGAGTTCTGCAGAGATGGACTTCTTCTCTGAATATGGTGATGCAAATAGATACAAAATTCAGGAAGTCATAGGGAAAGGCAGCTATGGTGTCGTTTGCTCAGCCATTGACACACATACTGGTGAAAAAGTGgcaattaaaaaaattcatgacATCTTTGAACACATATCTGATGCAGCACGGATCCTCCGCGAGATAAAGCTTCTGAGACTTCTGCGCCATCCCGATATAGTTGAAATCAAACATATTATGTTGCCACCTTCACGGAGGGATTTTAaagatatttatgttgtttttgagCTCATGGAGTCGGATCTACACCAAGTTATCAAGGCTAATGATGACTTGACTCGGGAACATTATCAGTTTTTCCTTTATCAGTTGCTTCGTGCcctaaaatatatacacacag CTAATGTCTACCATAGAGATTTAAAGCCAAAAAATATCTTGGCAAATGCAAATTGTAAGCTCAAGATCTGTGATTTTGGATTGGCCAGAGTTGCATTCAATGATACACCTACCACAATATTTTGGACG GATTATGTAGCTACTAGATGGTATAGAGCTCCAGAGTTATGCGGTTCATTTTACTCCAAG TATACCCCTGCAATTGATATATGGAGCATAGGGTGCATCTTTGCTGAAGTTCTCACCGGGAAGCCGCTTTTTCCTGGAAAAAATGTAGTTCACCAACTGGATTTGATGACCGATCTGCTTGGAACACCTTCAATGGATACAATTTCTCGT GTGCGTAATGACAAGGCTAGGAGATACCTGACTAGCATGAGAAAGAAGCAACCTGTTTCTTTTGCCCAGAAATTTCCAAATGCTGATCCTTTGTCCCTTAAACTTCTTGAAAGGTTACTTGCTTTCGACCCCAAGGACCGACCCACTGCTGAAGAG GCACTAGCTGATCCTTATTTTAAGGGCCTGGCTAAAGCTGAAAGGGAACCATCATGCAAGTCAATTTCAAAGatggaatttgaatttgagaGGCGAAGAGTGACAAAGGAGGACCTCAGGGAATTAATATTCCGGGAGATTCTGGAATACCATCCGCAGCTGAGGAAGGATTACATGAATGGTGTTGAAAGAACTAACTTTCTGTATCCAAG TGCTGTTGATCAATTCAGGAAACAGTTTGCTCACCTGGAAGAGAATGGTGGTAATGGCGTTCCAGTGGTTCCAATGGACAGGAAGCATGTCTCTCTTCCAAG GTCTACAGTTGTACATTCAAATCCAATCCCTTCGAAGGAACAGTCTGTTGCTACCAATATGAGAGACCGGCAAAATGGTGAAGAGTCTTGCAGTAGAAACTGCCGAGATACTGAAGGCCTTGCAAGTAGTCTGACAAGAATCATACAGGCTCAGCCAAGAAATCCCCTAG CCAAACCAGGAAAGGTTGTTGGTCCAGGCTTGGCTTATGATTCCgggaataaagaaaaatatgatccTAGACCTCAAATGAGGAATGCAGTAGGCCCCCCTCCTCAGATTATGCCTTCAGCGTACTGTTACGACAGAAGTGGGGTGGGGAAGCAAGAAAGGCCCATTGAAACAGAGAGGAGGGGGGATATGAATTCTTATGCAAAGCCGATGGCACCGTGTGGCATGGCTGCCAAGTTAGCCCCAGATATTGCTATAAATATCGATAACAACCCATTCTATATGATGCGAGCTGGAGTTACCAAACCAGATCGCGTTGACGACCGTATTACCATCGACACAAACTTATTGCAGGCGAAATCTCAATATGGTGGAATTGGAGTTGCGGCGGCAGCAGCTACTACTGTTGCTACTCATAGGAAAGTAGGAACTGTTCAGTATGGCATGTCCAGGATGTACTAG